A portion of the Gossypium arboreum isolate Shixiya-1 chromosome 8, ASM2569848v2, whole genome shotgun sequence genome contains these proteins:
- the LOC108469896 gene encoding 26S proteasome regulatory subunit 4 homolog A encodes MGQGTPGGLNRQGFPGDRKQDGADKKEKKFEPAAPPARVGRKQRKQKGPEAAARLPTVTPHTKCKLRLLKLERVKDYLLMEEEFVANQERLKPQEEKAEEDRSKVDDLRGSPMSVGNLEELIDENHAIVSSSVGPEYYVGILSFVDKDQLEPGCAILMHNKVLSVVGLLQDEVDPMVSVMKVEKAPLESYADIGGLDAQIQEIKEAVELPLTHPELYEDIGIKPPKGVILYGEPGTGKTLLAKAVANSTSATFLRVVGSELIQKYLGDGPKLVRELFRVADDLSPSIVFIDEIDAVGTKRYDAHSGGEREIQRTMLELLNQLDGFDSRGDVKVILATNRIESLDPALLRPGRIDRKIEFPLPDIKTRRRIFQIHTSRMTLADDVNLEEFVMTKDEFSGADIKAICTEAGLLALRERRMKVTHADFKKAKEKVMFKKKEGVPEGLYM; translated from the exons ATGGGTCAGGGAACACCGGGTGGTCTGAACCGACAAGGCTTTCCAGGGGATCGGAAACAGGATGGTGCCGATAAGAAGGAGAAGAAATTTGAGCCGGCGGCACCACCGGCTAGGGTGGGCCGTAAGCAACGAAAACAAAAAGGACCGGAAGCGGCGGCCCGGCTTCCTACTGTGACGCCGCATACTAAGTGTAAGCTCCGGCTGTTGAAGCTGGAGCGGGTCAAGGACTATTTACTAATGGAAGAAGAATTCGTTGCTAATCAGGAACGGCTCAAGCCGCAGGAAGAGAAAGCCGAGGAAGATCGATCTAAAGTCGATGATTTGAGAGGGTCGCCAATGAGTGTGGGTAATTTGGAGGAGTTGATCGATGAGAATCATGCTATTGTTTCGTCGTCGGTTGGGCCGGAGTATTACGTTGGGATTTTATCGTTTGTGGATAAGGATCAGTTGGAGCCTGGATGCGCTATTTTGATGCACAACAAG GTTCTTTCTGTTGTTGGACTTCTGCAAGATGAAGTTGATCCCATGGTATCAGTTATGAAGGTTGAAAAGGCTCCATTGGAATCTTATGCCGATATAGGAGGTTTGGATGCTCAAATACAGGAGATTAAAGAGGCAGTTGAGCTCCCTCTGACTCATCCTGAACTGTATGAAGACATCGGTATCAAACCTCCAAAAGGAGTTATCTTGTATGGAGAACCTGGCACTGGCAAGACCTTGCTTGCAAAG GCGGTGGCTAATTCTACATCAGCAACTTTCTTACGTGTTGTTGGCAGTGAATTGATTCAGAAGTACTTGGGAGATGGTCCCAAGTTAGTTAGGGAACTCTTCAGAGTTGCTGATGACCTTTCCCCTTCAATCGTCTTCATTGATGAAATTGATGCGGTTGGTACTAAGAG GTATGATGCCCATTCTGGTGGTGAACGTGAAATTCAGAGGACCATGTTGGAGTTGCTGAACCAATTGGATGGCTTTGATTCGAGAGGAGATGTCAAAGTGATTCTTGCAACAAACCGAATTGAAAGTCTTGATCCAGCTTTGCTTCGTCCTGGCCGTATTGATAGGAAAATTGAGTTCCCCCTTCCTGACATCAAAACAAGGAGGCGCATTTTTCAG ATACACACATCAAGGATGACATTGGCTGATGATGTGAACTTGGAAGAATTTGTGATGACAAAAGATGAGTTCTCTGGAGCTGATATAAAGGCAATATGTACTGAGGCTGGTTTGCTTGCTTTAAGAGAGCGACGCATGAAG GTGACACATGCAGACTTTAAGAAGGCCAAGGAAAAGGTGATGTTTAAGAAGAAAGAAGGGGTTCCAGAAGGACTTTATATGTAG
- the LOC108467485 gene encoding uncharacterized protein LOC108467485, protein MGTEETKDPLKGVDWKAIGSELQKDPSSGGKSVVKKRLPKKIRQIPDCYFLPRMSTPSTLAFYGACIAGGIGAGMLLEVWINKKIKEDGGVVWEFGK, encoded by the exons ATGGGAACCGAAGAGACAAAGGACCCGTTGAAAGGGGTAGATTGGAAAGCAATCGGTAGTGAGTTGCAGAAAGATCCGAGCTCTGGTGGTAAATCAGTTGTAAAGAAACGACTTCCGAAGAAGATTAGGCAAATCCCGGATTGTTATTTCCTTCCTCGAATGTCAACTCCTTCTACACTAGCCTTTTATGGAGCATGTATTGCTGGTGGGATTGGCGCCGGGATGTTACTCGAGGTCTGGATAAACAAGAAAATTAAAG AGGATGGAGGTGTGGTATGGGAGTTTGGCAAGTAG
- the LOC108467484 gene encoding elongation factor 1-delta-like, producing the protein MAVTFNDLGSAAGLKKLDEYLLTRSYISGYQASKDDITVYTALSGAPSSSYLNVSRWYKHIDALLRILGVSEEGCGVTVEGFAPAEAVATPPTADSKAAAAEDDEDDDVDLFGEETEEEKKAAEERAAAVRASSKKKESGKSSVLLDIKPWDDETDMKKLEEAVRSVQMEGLLWGASKLVPVGYGIKKLQIMMTIVDDLVSVDTLIEEHLTVEPINEYVQSCDIVAFNKI; encoded by the exons ATGGCAGTCACATTCAACGACTTGGGTTCTGCTGCCGGCTTGAAGAAGCTCGATGAGTATCTCCTCACTCGCAGTTACATCTCTGG GTACCAAGCTTCAAAGGATGATATCACCGTCTACACAGCTCTATCTGGGGCCCCATCGTCTAGCTATCTGAATGTTTCTCGATGGTACAAACACATAGATGCCCTTTTGAGGATCTT AGGTGTTTCTGAAGAAGGCTGTGGTGTGACTGTTGAGGGATTTGCTCCCGCTGAGGCTGTGGCCACTCCTCCAACTGCAGATTCAAAG GCTGCAGCTGCTGAGGATGACGAAGATGATGATGTAGACTTGTTTGGTGAAGAGACTGAGGAGGAAAAGAAGGCGGCTGAAGAACGTGCAGCTGCCGTTAGGGCCTCTTCCAAGAAGAAAGAAT CCGGCAAGTCCTCGGTATTATTGGATATTAAGCCATGGGACGATGAGACAGACATGAAAAAGCTTGAAGAAGCAGTAAGAAGTGTTCAAATGGAAGGACTACTTTGGGGAGCTT CTAAGCTTGTGCCTGTTGGTTACGGAATCAAGAAATTGCAAATTATGATGACAATTGTGGATGATTTAGTGTCTGTTGATACTCTGATCGAGGAACATCTTACAGTGGAACCAATTAATGAATACGTTCAGAGCTGTGATATTGTTGCATTTAACAAAATAT aa
- the LOC108467771 gene encoding uncharacterized protein LOC108467771 isoform X1 translates to MGGPSRQCQVCNQTQSKYKCPSCLIPYCSLACFKTHKETPCEKSESVKEKSGTPSVNLGSNDNAITTSVKPESTNDAVPPSVEPKSSEGRPTASREFLVGRKLEVEDPSEVLQIMQMQAIASSNDIREALKDEHLQKLISDIDSSPDALNELDKAMGLDVFRIFSDKILSAINQ, encoded by the exons atgggagGTCCTTCACGGCAGTGTCAAGTTTGCAACCAAACTCAATCCAAATACAAATGCCCATCTTGTCTTATTCCTTA cTGTTCTCTGGCATGTTTCAAGACACACAAAG AAACTCCCTGTGAGAAGTCGGAATCCGTAAAAGAAAAATCTG GAACCCCCAGTGTGAATTTGGGGTCCAACGATAATGCTATAACAACTAGTGTCAAGCCGGAGTCCACCAATGATGCAGTACCCCCCAGTGTCGAGCCGAAATCATCTGAAGGAAGACCCA CTGCTAGTCGAGAATTTCTGGTGGGGAGGAAACTAGAAGTTGAGGACCCAAGTGAAGTGCTACAAATTATGCAGATGCAGGCTATTG cttcttccaaTGACATCCGTGAAGCCTTGAAGGATGAGCATCTTCAAAAACTTAtctctgatatcgatagctccccAGATGCATTGAAT GAACTCGACAAAGCTATGGGACTGGATGTTTTTCGCATTTTCAGCGATAAG ATTTTATCCGCAATCAATCAATGA
- the LOC108467771 gene encoding uncharacterized protein LOC108467771 isoform X2 — protein sequence MGGPSRQCQVCNQTQSKYKCPSCLIPYCSLACFKTHKETPCEKSESVKEKSGTPSVNLGSNDNAITTSVKPESTNDAVPPSVEPKSSEGRPTASREFLVGRKLEVEDPSEVLQIMQMQAIASSNDIREALKDEHLQKLISDIDSSPDALNELDKAMGLDVFRIFSDKVSV from the exons atgggagGTCCTTCACGGCAGTGTCAAGTTTGCAACCAAACTCAATCCAAATACAAATGCCCATCTTGTCTTATTCCTTA cTGTTCTCTGGCATGTTTCAAGACACACAAAG AAACTCCCTGTGAGAAGTCGGAATCCGTAAAAGAAAAATCTG GAACCCCCAGTGTGAATTTGGGGTCCAACGATAATGCTATAACAACTAGTGTCAAGCCGGAGTCCACCAATGATGCAGTACCCCCCAGTGTCGAGCCGAAATCATCTGAAGGAAGACCCA CTGCTAGTCGAGAATTTCTGGTGGGGAGGAAACTAGAAGTTGAGGACCCAAGTGAAGTGCTACAAATTATGCAGATGCAGGCTATTG cttcttccaaTGACATCCGTGAAGCCTTGAAGGATGAGCATCTTCAAAAACTTAtctctgatatcgatagctccccAGATGCATTGAAT GAACTCGACAAAGCTATGGGACTGGATGTTTTTCGCATTTTCAGCGATAAG GTTTCTGTATAA